Proteins from a single region of Xyrauchen texanus isolate HMW12.3.18 chromosome 7, RBS_HiC_50CHRs, whole genome shotgun sequence:
- the LOC127646406 gene encoding transcription factor HES-1-like, translated as MPADIMEKNSSSPVAATPASMNTTPDKPKTASEHRKSSKPIMEKRRRARINESLGQLKTLILDALKKDSSRHSKLEKADILEMTVKHLRNMQRAQMTAALNSDPTVLGKYRAGFSECMNEVTRFLSTCEGVNTEVRTRLLGHLASCMTQINAMNYPTQHQIPAGHPHPTFNQSMVQIPSAAQQANVMPLSGVPCKSGSSSNLTSDATKVYGGFQLVPATDGQFAFLIPNAAFAPNGPVIPVYANNSSTPVPVAVSPGAQSVTSDSVWRPW; from the exons ATGCCTGCCGATATCATGGAAAAAAACTCCTCTTCTCCGGTGGCCGCGACTCCGGCAAGCATGAATACTACACCTGATAAACCCAAAACGGCTTCAGAACACAGAAAG TCTTCTAAACCCATTATGGAGAAAAGAAGAAGAGCCAGAATCAACGAAAGCTTGGGGCAGCTGAAAACGTTAATCTTGGATGCTCTCAAAAAAGAT AGCTCCAGACACTCGAAACTTGAGAAGGCGGACATCCTGGAGATGACAGTGAAACATCTTAGAAACATGCAGCGTGCCCAAATGACTG CTGCCCTTAACTCGGATCCCACCGTTCTTGGGAAATACAGAGCTGGATTCAGCGAGTGCATGAACGAAGTGACCCGGTTCCTCTCCACCTGCGAAGGGGTTAACACCGAGGTCAGGACCCGGCTGCTGGGTCACTTAGCCAGCTGCATGACACAAATCAACGCAATGAACTATCCAACACAGCACCAGATACCTGCCGGGCATCCTCATCCAACCTTTAACCAGTCCATGGTTCAGATCCCAAGCGCGGCTCAACAAGCCAATGTGATGCCCCTAAGCGGAGTCCCCTGCAAAAGCGGGTCTTCCTCCAACCTGACTTCTGACGCAACTAAAGTATACGGAGGTTTCCAGCTTGTTCCAGCAACTGACGGACAGTTCGCCTTTTTGATCCCCAATGCTGCATTTGCTCCGAACGGCCCTGTTATTCCAGTGTACGCCAACAATTCCAGCACCCCGGTTCCAGTGGCCGTGTCTCCTGGCGCACAGTCCGTCACATCAGATTCCGTTTGGAGGCCTTGGTAG